One genomic region from Sciurus carolinensis chromosome 2, mSciCar1.2, whole genome shotgun sequence encodes:
- the LOC124976466 gene encoding olfactory receptor 4K3-like → MDGGNQSTVSEFVLLGLGHSWSIQFLLFVIFLLLYLIIVSGNIVIVTLIITDPHLHSPMYFFLANLSFVDMWLSSVTTPKMISDFLRENKTISFAGCMCQIFFAHFIAASEMVLLVSMAYDRYVAICKPLHYSSIMSLQRCTGLVVSSWTAGFVHAMSHLVVIVQLPFCGPRDIDSFFCDMPLVIKLTCMDSYNLDMLMNVDCGFVAVTCFILLLISYTYILLSVLQSSRTGASKALSTCSAHVTVVVIFFVPCIFIYVWPLNITSLDKFLAVFYSVFTPLLNPAIYTLRNKEIKKALKRFRSYYVGSQEKV, encoded by the coding sequence ATGGATGGAGGAAATCAGTCCACAGTGTCAGAATTTGTGCTTCTGGGACTTGGCCACTCATGGAGTATTCAGTTCTTACTCTTCGTGATATTTTTGTTGCTTTATCTGATCATTGTATCTGGAAATATTGTCATTGTGACCTTAATCATCACTGACCCTCATCTCCattcccccatgtacttctttctgGCCAACCTGTCCTTCGTTGATATGTGGCTTTCCTCAGTCACCACTCCTAAGATGATCTCAGACTTTCTCAGGGAGAACAAGACCATTTCCTTTGCAGGTTGCATGTGCCAGATCTTCTTTGCCCATTTCATTGCAGCAAGTGAGATGGTGCTTCTGGTGTCCATGGCCTacgaccgctatgtggccatctgtaaacCACTTCACTACTCCTCCATTATGAGCCTGCAAAGATGCACTGGGCTGGTGGTTTCTTCCTGGACCGCAGGCTTTGTGCACGCCATGAGTCACCTGGTCGTGATAGTGCAGCTGCCTTTCTGTGGCCCCAGGGATATAGACAGCTTCTTCTGTGATATGCCTCTGGTAATCAAGTTGACCTGCATGGATTCCTATAATTTAGACATGTTAATGAATGTGGACTGTGGGTTTGTGGCTGTAACCTGCTTTATCCTCTTGCTGATATCCTACACATATATTCTTCTCAGTGTTCTCCAGAGCTCTAGAACTGGTGCATCTAAGGCCCTCTCCACCTGCAGTGCCCATGTCACAGTGGTGGTGATCTTTTTTGTGCCCTGCATCTTCATCTATGTGTGGCCACTCAACATCACCTCGCTGGACAAATTTCTTGCTGTGTTTTACTCTGTTTTTACACCACTCCTCAATCCAGCCATTTATACGTTgagaaataaagagataaaaaaggCTTTGAAAAGATTTAGGAGTTATTATGTAGGTTCTCAGGAAAAGGTTTAA
- the LOC124977174 gene encoding olfactory receptor 4L1-like, whose product MDVKNSSMISEFVLLGLTSTWELEIFFFCIFLLAYAAIMAGNLLIVITVTCDSHLHSKPMYFLLGNLSFLDMSISTITTPKMITDFLREKKTISLWGCMAQMFFLHFLGGSEMTLLIVMAVDRYIAICKPLHYTSIMSHRVLVGSVLLSWAVGFVHTMSQMVFTVTLPFCGPNVVDDIFCDLPLVIKLACTETYVLELLVIADSGLLSFTCFTLLLISYTVILVTVRRGSSGGLSRALSTLSAHITVVTLFFGPCIFIYTWPFSSLSMDKFLSVFYSVITPLLNPIIYTLRNREVKSAMSRLRTQHTSSIHTF is encoded by the coding sequence ATGGATGTGAAGAACAGCTCCATGATATCTGAGTTTGTTCTGCTAGGGCTCACCAGCACTTGGGAActagaaattttcttcttttgcatatttttgctGGCCTATGCAGCAATCATGGCAGGAAACCTTCTCATTGTGATCACGGTGACCTGTGACTCTCACCTTCATTCCAAACCAATGTACTTCCTCCTTGGAAACCTCTCTTTTCTGGACATGTCCATTTCTACCATCACGACCCCTAAGATGATCACAGACTTCCTCAGGGAGAAGAAAACTATCTCCTTGTGGGGCTGCATGGCTCAGATGTTCTTCCTCCACTTCTTGGGGGGCAGCGAGATGACTCTTCTCATAGTTATGGCTGTTGATCGCTACATTGCCATCTGCAAGCCTCTTCACTACACATCCATCATGAGCCACAGGGTGCTGGTAGGCTCTGTACTGCTGTCCTGGGCTGTAGGCTTTGTGCACACCATGAGCCAGATGGTCTTCACTGTCACCCTACccttctgtggccccaatgtGGTGGATGATATATTTTGTGACCTTCCCCTGGTAATAAAGCTTGCCTGCACTGAGACCTATGTTCTGGAGTTGCTGGTAATTGCTGACAGTGGCCTCCTGTCCTTCACCTGCTTCACACTCTTGCTCATTTCCTACACTGTCATTCTGGTAACTGTGCGACGTGGGTCATCAGGTGGGCTCTCCAGAGCTCTGTCCACACTGTCTGCTCACATCACTGTGGTAACTCTGTTCTTTGGGCCCTGCATCTTCATTTACACTTGGCCGTTTAGCAGTCTTTCAATGGAtaaatttctttctgtgttttattcagTTATTACACCCTTACTGAACCCTATTATTTACACTCTGAGGAATCGAGAAGTGAAATCAGCCATGAGCAGACTGAGGACCCAACACACCAGCTCCATACACACCTTCTAA